The Argentina anserina chromosome 5, drPotAnse1.1, whole genome shotgun sequence genome includes the window ACTggacacaaaaaaaaatgattggGCAAAATACTGAGCAAAAAGAAAGACTACGTACTGCTATCTAGGAAGAATGGATGGAAGAAGAAAGCAGTGCATGCATGTCCGTCATCCATTAGATTAAGCattaattttacatttctttAGATAGAGAATGAGGTTGTTCAATAATATTAAGTCCGAAAACCAGGAAACAATGAGGGATATGGGGTACAGAAGCCAGTTCCAACAAAATTGAATGCTACCAGCAACATAATGAGACAAAGACAGCTCATTTAACTAGAGCCTACCTAGTTCAGTAACCTTAAGTTCAAACCAGAGAAAAACAATCCCTACACCTCCAGTCGTGTGTGAGAAAGAATCATATTacgttaaatttttttataaagggAATGTAACCCATCCATCTGTTACTATATCCACAATAGCAGTACCGGTCCTTCAACTTTTActaaacaagttcaaattctgAGTCCTCATATTCCCATTATTACATTTTGTCTCATCTTTTTCACCCAGCCTCTCATAACCTTGGCGGTCTGGAcgggaaaaaaaataacagaAGTGAAAGAACCAATTGGTGTATCtataaatttcataaaaagaTGTAACAAACAAATTGATCATTGTGCACTAATCAACAAATGCTATAAAGACCAAATGTAACAAAATGTTGTACCTTGTGTACTAAACCACTGTGAAAAAGCTTCCCAGTCACATGAAGCTTCCAAGGTATCGATCCACCAGTACCAACACATGGTTGTTTATCTGCTGTATCTATCCAAAACCTGGTTGaatcccaaaaataaacaaGAATCAAACTATCAAAGTGATGTCTGTTAATTTCCCTTAGAGGCGCTAATTTGACAAGAATTGATTTACTTACAAAGGACCATCCTTTAGCTTATTGAGTAACCCATCCTTCACAAGTGCATCCACACCAACTCCTGCAATGGAAGAATTCTCTTCATTTGCTATCAAGACAACTACCACAGTTGACTTCAGTTTCGGTTTTGTCTCCGCCAGCCTTTTCATGAGCTCAGTTACAAGTGCAACATGCCCTAAGCAATCAGTGGTTCCTCGGCCACGCAATTTGTCACCATCAATGCTCAAGGAGAAGGGATCAAATTCCTGCAGATGCAATAGTAATGGTAAGATTCAGAACTTATCAGTATAACCAACCATAGGCAGGACTTTGAGTAAAGCAAAGCAATCAACTGTTCTGTACAAAATGCAAACTAAGAAAACAAACACTAGCTATAAATTTTGGAGAGTTTCTATGCTTCACTGTCAAATTTTATTACATCACCAGCTGAACCAATAGACCTAAAGAAGACAAGGCATTTGGAAATTGGAAGAATGAAAGATCTGAAGGAAGGATAACTAGTTTGAAACACAGACCAAAATTGGCATTTGGTCataatatttgaaaaaaaaatgactcCTGATCTATGCCACTATTGAGAATTTCTGCTACTAATCTAGGTCCAATTGAGATTACTAAGATTGTGATGTTTTAgttcaaaaaaaaactcaattaTGTCAAAATTGGAGACAATTTTGACCAAATCAACTTCAGCCTTTGATTGGAAGCAAAATTTTAGTTATCAAAGGAAAGTAGCTACTAACTTGAAAGTAGCTACTAAGTACTAACTGAGGATAGTTATCTCAAAACCCGTACCTTTATAGTATCCAACCAGACAAGCTACAAGCTACAGTCACAAATAACATGATTCAAGAGCATATTTGAACTAGGCAAACAACACACGTTACTCGCATCAACCATTACTAGTTTGCACAACACTCTAACCAATCAATCAAATCTCCATATTAGCGCTATATCAGCAGCAAAACTACAAATCTagctaaacaaaaaaaaaactaccaacaaaccaaaaccacagaCACCCAAAAACAGAGCAAAAGTTCAAAACTTTAATTAGTTTGCGCAACACTAGaccaatcaatcaatcaatcaaatctCCGAGTCAGCACATAGCTATATCATCAACACAATAACAAACATTGAACTAAACAAACAACTAGACATCAAAAACAGAGCAAAAGTTCAAAACTTTAACTAAAAAACCAAACTTTCAGACCATAAACAACATAAGATAATCAGAGAGAATAACAAACCCAGTCATCAGGATTGGCAGTGACGACGTCCATGTGGCAACCCACAAAGGACAGAACTTTGCCGGGAACAGTCCCCGGGTACTCAATAATCACGTTGCCCCTGCCCGGGTGGTAAGTCACGTGATTGATGAGGAGGGGTCCGCCGCCGGTGGTGGTGCTGAGGGGCAGGAGAGAGTCGAGCACGTGCTTGACGACTCGGTCCTCCTGGGGAATGAGGTCGGGCGGGTTGTTCTGGACGAACTTGGCCTCGCCGATGAGCTTGGAGAGGAGGGAGATGAAGGAGTCCTTGTCGAGGACGCCTAGGGTTTTCTTTAGGTCCATGGTTTTCAGGGGAAGTCGGAATCTTTGGTGATCGACGACGAGAGAGGAACAGTGGAGTGTAGATGACGGATTGGAACTGTAAAAAAGAATCTATTCAATCTAATGTCGTTTTCATATGATGATGAATTATGGACCTGACTATGTATAGTATGCCTACAAATATTTCTCATACGTTGACATCCAGAGAGTCCGCACCGTGCCGATTTAGTCATTTCGGCCATCAGCGCATTTTTTTATGTCTGTGTCATTCGGAGCTGCAGCGCCAACATATGGCAGTCAGAATCTCGAAATCTCCGCACAGTGCCTAGAAACTTGAATTTTCGAGATTCAAGCCGGTACAAACATGAGCGCCGGGATGAGGAAAATGCAGTTGTGCTGGTCGACGCCGTTGTTGCATGTCGCCGGTGACCAAAATCGCCAAATCCGCACGGTACAGACCGTCCGGACGTCTGTAGCAGAGACGGACTAAGTATGCCTATATAGGAATTCAAACATATTCCATAAGTCATTTTCGTGAGAGTTGGTAAAGTTCAATTATGATGCTAACAAACTCTTTGATGATACGTTCACTtattttgaaatgaaaaaaaaattctagacATGAAACAAGAGAGAGAACTTTTGGTTGGCAATTGTTTAGTTTTGATGGCAAACCCTCGTGGATTTAAGCCACTATAGTAAATTACAACCGTTAACATCTCCATGGACGGGGTAATTCCCTGCAGGATTCCCTCTCATTTTGGCCGTCAGGCCAGCTGGAGTTAACCCAGCAAGCCGATGCACTAAGCCGACAAGGCAGGTCACGCCGCCCTAGCTCAAGCGATGTCACCAGCACTGCCCAAAGTAGTAAAAGCACATTGTACATGCATGCTTTCCCACATCAAAAAAAGGGAAGCAACACTTTCCCCAACGCGCCTATAAAAGCAGCTAGAAACCTCCCAAAAAAGTAATATATTCCTAAGTCCTTAACTTACGAACTTGAGTTCCTCCCCGGAATCTAACTTGAGCTTTAGAGAGTCATAGGCTGACACACTGCTAGCCCTTGACTTTGACCCCGATTTCTATGCAAGTTATTTGGACCAGTGTTGGAATACAAGATGCGTGAACAAGACTCTCGGATTGTGTATTCGCAACAACAACACATCTCTTACAACTGATGGGTGATTCCTCAATTGATGACATAGCCAGAGAGACATGCCCACACTAAGGGATAATTTACAGTTTTGacctataaaattaaaaaacaaactaATGCATATATTTTCCCTCCAAAATCCTTGCAGCCCCATAAAGTTTTGTCAATACTAGAAAACGTAAAACAAACTTGGGCATAAGAACATTGCATCATGCTCTAAGAAGCACCGATACGGACACGAGTATTCGTATTGGACACAATTCGATACGCGGACACGTCAAATAAAATTTTTGTTGGACACAGACACGTTTTAGAcacattaattaaatattattttaaatatatatacataattaagaaaaataataagtaATATAGTTTCTTAAGTTagacaacatcatctcaaatttTATTATCTATTCGACAATTTTCATGACCACCTCCATCTCCAATATTACCACACGGATCCAGCACTAGAACTAATAGGAGTTGATCCTCCTGTACTCATACTTCCTAAAAAATCAAACTCGGCTACACTTCATATGTCTAATCCTATTTATACAATTGAGGAAGAACAATACATAGGATTgtcattctcaaaaaaaaaaaaaaaagagtgtcAAGTTGTCAAATGAAGGTGCTACTAGTACTATTGATCTGAATTTTGAGGATAATAATGCTAGGTCTAGTacataatcaattaaatcGTTTAGAACCGAGTATGTTACTTGTCTTGTTTCACAATGCGCAAAACTTGAAAACACTTATACAAAGattgtatatgatatataatctcatGACATATATCTTCctatttaaaaagaaaaattgtgaATTCTGATGGAATTTGGATACAAAGCTTACTAACAGGAACCCAGTTAAGCTATCATATCACAACAGAGGGAAAATTTACTGAGAAACCTGAGGAAATGTAAAATGAACATCTTCTAAGAATTCATttgcttcttctccttctgtcAAACTTTCATTAATAATGATGGTAGCAATATCACTATCACCTAAATGCAAAAATTTGGACgaagaaatatcatatcactTCACTATTAATTTCCTTTGCAAAACACTTGTGAAGAACTCATCAAgtcaatatatacataaagaCTCTCCTACTCAAGATTTCAAGTAACACCAAATTTTACATGTTTTAATAGTTAGTAATCAATATCGTTGGAAATAAACACTGAAAACAAAACTAATTGGTTTGAACTAGCTACCAGATGTTATAAGTTAAATACAAATATCAATTTGTGAAGACAGTAATAAATACTAGTGAGATTCCATCACCTATAAAATCATGGAATTGTTGTCTTGCCATTCTATGGGCACGAAGAAAGGCAGCACAAATGGAACATGAAGATTCCAACCTTTCCAAAGTAAAGTACTTTACCAATTTTCTCCGGGCAAACACTTGATTGTAGAGCCTTGCAATGATTTGggataagaacatagattttaAACCTTTCCAGTTATGCATTTCATAGAATAACACATTGAAGAATTTCCCTTATTATAGAtcttaaaaaaattacagGCACCTGGGCAACATTAATCTCATGCCAAAACTCCATTCATCTTCAATTAGACCCAAAACTCAATCTAATTCAACCCACAACTCAATTCAattaaacccatgtcaaaacTCAATTCATCTAACAAAAAATCTCAAAAATGTCGAATCCATAACTTaatcaagagagagagaagacgaagaagaagattagGGAGAAGTCAGACATACCCGTGCCAAACCTCCAACCCAATCGACCGAGTTCCCTGAAAATTCAAGAACTCTCCACAAGGAAGGACGACGCAGAGAAGATGAATCTAAGAATGACGAAAGTGAAGTCGGCGGTTCTAAGATGAATCTGAGAATGTGTTTGCAAATGACAAAATAAACCCCGTGTCCTAATTATTTGCGTGTCCATTTTTGGACTCTCGTGTCCAATCCGTATCCAGATTGCAGTACGCGTATTGAGGCGTATTTGACGTATTTTCGATGTAACGTGTCCGTGTCTGTATCGGACACGCGATACGTGAGCAAAGAGGCGTGTCCGTGCTTCCTAGATCATGCTATTGTAATACCAAACTTGCAGTTTGAAGCACAAGCATAACATAATATAAAGTTCATTAATAATATTGTCTTAAAGATTAGCATCCAATAAGATGCAATTAAACCTATTACATTTGACCACAACAAAAGTAATTCAAAAGCATTGCCTTGTTCATACTAACTCTAGtcatcaaaaccaaaaattagAGCTAGCAAGCAACCTTGTCTTATGACACAGCATAAGGTGTTGCACAAAATAATACAACacttcatcaatcaatctaaaaTAACCTGGCTTGTTAATCCCAACAACCTAATCTTCTATTTTCTATCTTTCTTTCCATATCTTGTTGGTGTCGGAGATTTTGTGCTCACTCTAGGCTCTCTAGCAGCTTGTGTGGTGGTTGATGCAGTGgttgacttggctccatcaaTTGATTTTGTAGCAGCTTTTCCTGCTGCCTTTTGTGCATCCCTCTTTTTCTACGGTAACAACATAGATCACAAATTAGCAAGCAAACAGATTAATTTCAACACAatcgcaaaaaaaaaattaccttGAGTTGTTCAGCTCTTTGTTTAACTTTAGCCTTTAGCTCACTCTTTGTCAGATGAGGTTTTTTGATACCCTTTACCTACATCCAAATTCATAATAACCGTATTCCGGTTATATACAAGgataaataaatcatataAACATTTTAAATAACAAATAAAAGTTGTTTGTTATACTTTTGATTGAGATGAGGTGTCCTCTCCATTGTTTAGCTTCCTCTTTTTGCAAATCTTCTCTTTAGGTGGCAAGTGTCTATGACATGTCTTCACATTATGCCCCAAAGTCTCACAATTACCacatttaaatgatttatGAGCCCTTCCAAACTTTGGTCTTgtattatcttttattttgaagCATCCTTAACTCGCTTGGTTTTTGGCCTATCGGGCTATTTGTTGTATTGGGGAGGAAGAATTTTAGCATCATCAACCCTTTCCCAAAGATCCATTCCATTTACAGGGCTGATGGTGTTGGAGTAATTGGCCGCCAAATAAGTCTTTGTCCAATCGCATGAATCTACATAATCCTTAGGTTTACCTCTCATGAAGTTGATGGTAGCCATAACATGTTTGCAAAGGATCTCATTCAAATCCCACCTCCTACAAGCACAAATCCTTCTCTAAAGGTTAACAATATACTTGGTTCCTCCAGTGCTTTTCACTTCAATTTTTAGACTTCTTGACCCATATGGAAAATAATCCCTAGCCACTTTCAGTTTATTCCTCTCCTGAATTTCTCCTGGTTTATGGTAAATAGAATCCTCAGCCTTCATCATCTTGTCCTTCCTAGTGTGGATCCTTTTCATCAGCTTCATCCTTATTCCCTCAAACATTGATAAAATTGGCTTACTTCTTTCCAATAGTATAAAAGCattaaaactttcacatagATTGTTCAATAGAATGTCACATTTTAGTATTGTGTTGAAAAATGACCTGACCAGTGCTTCACAGGTCTTTCTAGGTCTACAAGGTAGTAAACATAATGAGTTTTTGTAAGCCAATATAGTTAGCTTTGAAAATAAAGAGCAAAATATTACTAACCTGTGAGAAACAAATAATCCCCTGGGTCCAACTGGTTCATTATGACCATCTCCTTTGCAAAGTATGTCAATGTTGTTGTCTTTGCAATTGCCCATAATTGGTCTTTCAGTGTTTTGCCCTTAAACTCCTTGTTAAAATTAGTCCATAAATGTTTGACACAGAATCGGGCCAAGAAGGAGAGATCTAAACACTGACCAAGCACACGACTCAGCCTCTTCCATGGGAAATAAATTTATCGACCACTCTTTATTTGCCCACCTTGTGTCCACATTTCTAAACTAATGCCATGTGTTTTTTTCTCAActcatatttagataataattgagcaatttaacacatgacatgagtttaataGGGTGGACACAAGGTGGGAAAATGAAGGGTGGTTGTTGACTCAAAGGTCACCCTCAAGTATAAGGGTCAAGTTATAGTGTAGTGAGATTGTGAGTAGAGGATGTCGTACCCAAGAGATTGGAAAAACCATCTCTAGCTAGGAAAACCTAAGGGATGCTAGAAGAATATGCAAATGTACAAGTTACAAATCAAGGCTCATAAGTGAATCCAAATTCATGGTGGATATATGCAAGATTGTGTAGTGATTTAAATTTGTTTCGGATGTGGAGTTACTTCTAAAACCTAAATGACCACTTAAAATGTAAACTAGGTTATGCTAAACTAGATGTGATGAAATAGATGGGAGTTAGGACTTAAGGTTTTCACCTCTAGCTTCTCTTGTGAACAATAATGCTATTAAATTGAATGATGTCACTCTAACTAGCCAATTTCTCTCCTTGTATCCCTCTCAGGTATGACAAGGGACAATCTCCTTTGTTGGTATCAAGCAACCCTTCTCAGGTGTAGTACTTAACTACTCAAGTCATTCATATGAATCCAGTTAAGTATCAAATGCATTACCCTAAGTGCATAAAGTTTGGAGAAaagaaatcatgcaaaccaACCATGCTTATCTCTAAGTGATTGTAATTCACAACTCTAACATGCACATATGTTATGTTATCATGCTTCAAACAACTAAGGTTAATCAAGCATTAATCATTCCTCATGTGATGACAAACAATCATACACAAATTGATTAAGTTTAAGCATGAATGTTTAACTTTTGAACTAGCATATTAGAGTGCTAATGAAAAgtgcatcaaacaaaatatttatatcaatgtcATACAAAATTGGCTAGGGTGAAAGCCTCTAGCCCCAACAAACTAACTACTCACTCATAACCAAATACACAAGcttcaacatgtttatgaacatCAAAGTAAAAGGAGAGAGTAGAGAGGTGACTAGTGAATCTTAAGTTGAGGATGATGTAGATGAACTCATGAAGatcttgacatggtggtgatgAAGATCCTCAAATGATGTTAGACTCATTTTCTTCATCCTTGCTTGATGATGGTGTATGAAAATAGTGGATGATGGGCTGATGAAACTTGGTGTTTTTAGAATGAGATGGGTAGATGGAAAAGTTTTATTCctctcttcctttctttttctccctttggtggtggtggtaatggAGGTTTTTATAGAGGATAATGGTGATGGGAAAAGTAGAGAAAAGTTAGAGATAATGGTGTAGTGAGTGGGGTAGTTAGTTATGGAAGAAATGGATGATAAAGGAAGAAGTGTgtgatcatggaaggaagtgagtgatcatggaaggaagTCGGTGATCATGGAATAAGTGAGTGATCATAGAGGAAGTGAATGATCATAGAAGGAAGTGAGTGATAAAGAAGGAAGTATGTGATGaagaagtgggtgataaaAGGAAGTATGTGATAAACGAGTAAGTATGTGGTCATGGAAGAAGTGGGTTGATAACTAGGTAATGATGGACCTAGAAGTGATGAttacacccaaaatcaaatcagatttttccaTGTAATATAGGTATGGATTTTTGGACAATGGGAAGccatgattttgtgagaaagagagaaaagtgaTGTATTTAAATCCCAACTAAAAAGATGAAATCTAGTTGTGATAAAACAATGTGTAGCTCCTTCCTTGCTCCTTCATAAAGTTAGCCGGAAAATGCATGGCATTACCAAAAGTGATGGTACTCCGTCATAATAGTACCACTAAAAATGGTGGTGCTCGAAAAATTGCCAgaatttcacattttttctcttcttgttaAGATATTCTAcacaatatgaaaatgaattagtctaaattaaattaagcacatagaataaataaatttcatgTTTTAGGGCATTATAATATATGAGAATTATGATCCAACAgtggtcggcaaatttgcTTCATCTTCCATGGTTGCATAAGTTGTTAAAAATTTAGTAATTAATGGAATTTTGTAAAAGTGAAAACTGAATTGGTCTACTCGTATTATTACGAaccccctttatataggggaaaTATTACATGGAAAAATATCAATTAGTTTAATGACAATGAATGAGAATTGATCTGTTACATAATTCATATCAATTACTAATAAGgaaataatgtttttcctttaacactcccccttgtgccaAGTTAAAGACACAGTAGTGCGTGAACTTTTGCCTCATCAAAAACCTTGCCAGATGATAAAACCTTATGGGACAAAATGAATATTGgtcgaaggaaaaaagagtACAACACACTAGTGACATGTGTGGATCTAGACTCCCCCTAAAGTTTACCCCTCCCCATGACTCTTACTTTAATCAGGAGAATTCGGAAAGCTTTCGCATTCCTATATCTTTTACATGTTTCTCAAACGTAACTTTAGGCAATGACTTGGTGAATAGATCTGCCACATTCTCCTCATATTTAACTTGGTTCACTTGAATCTTGAGGAGAGCTTGTTGTTGCTGATTGTAGAAAAACTTTGGAGATATATGTTTCGTATTGTCACCCTTGATATAACCTAGCTTCATCTGTTCGATGTAAgctgcattatcttcataaatgcacgtaggctCTTCAGTGGTAGAACTTAAACCACTAGTTCCTCGAATATGAGTAATGATGGACCTTAGCCATACGCACTCATGAACCGCCTCATGTAGAGCAATAATCTCTGAGTGGTTTGAAGAGGTAGTCACAAGGGTTTGCTTGgttgatctccaagatattgcCGTTTTCTAATAGTGAATACATAACAGTTTAGGAACGGCCTTTATGTgggtcagaaagatacccgGCATCAGTAAAACCAACCAAAACATTATTTGGGGTTTCAGAGTAGGGGATAGTAATTTTGTCATCGACTTTTTCTTTAGGAACTGCAATTCCATTCGCGGATCCTCATGTCTTACTATAAGGAAAGAATAAACCCAAGTCAATGGTTCTTTTTAGGTATCGAAATATGTTCTTGACACCACTCCAATGACGTTGCGTAGGCGTTGAGCTAAATCTATCTAACAAGTTCACTGAGAATGCAATATCTGGTCGAGTACATTGGGCCAAGTACAATAATGCGCCTATTGCACTTAGGTAGGGAGCTTCAGCT containing:
- the LOC126793622 gene encoding acetylornithine deacetylase isoform X1, whose translation is MDLKKTLGVLDKDSFISLLSKLIGEAKFVQNNPPDLIPQEDRVVKHVLDSLLPLSTTTGGGPLLINHVTYHPGRGNVIIEYPGTVPGKVLSFVGCHMDVVTANPDDWEFDPFSLSIDGDKLRGRGTTDCLGHVALVTELMKRLAETKPKLKSTVVVVLIANEENSSIAGVGVDALVKDGLLNKLKDGPLFWIDTADKQPCVGTGGSIPWKLHVTGKLFHSGLVHKAINPLELAMEALKEIQSRFYRDFPPHEKEKVYEYATPSTMKPTQWNYPGGGINQIPYECTISGDVRLTPFYDVKDVMKKLQEYVDDINENITKLDTRGPVSKYVLPDENLRGRLTISFDEASSGVACDLESRGFHVLCKATEEVVGHVKPYSITGTLPLIRELQDEGFDVQTSGYGLMSTYHAKNEYCLFSDMGQGYRVFASVIAQLED
- the LOC126793622 gene encoding acetylornithine deacetylase isoform X2, translating into MDLKKTLGVLDKDSFISLLSKLIGEAKFVQNNPPDLIPQEDRVVKHVLDSLLPLSTTTGGGPLLINHVTYHPGRGNVIIEYPGTVPGKVLSFVGCHMDVVTANPDDWEFDPFSLSIDGDKLRGRGTTDCLGHVALVTELMKRLAETKPKLKSTVVVVLIANEENSSIAGVGVDALVKDGLLNKLKDGPLFWIDTADKQPCVGTGGSIPWKLHVTGKLFHSGLVHKAINPLELAMEALKEIQSRFYRDFPPHEKEKVYEYATPSTMKPTQWNYPGGGINQIPYECTISGDVRLTPFYDVKDVMKKLQEYVDDINENITKLDTRGPVSKLTISFDEASSGVACDLESRGFHVLCKATEEVVGHVKPYSITGTLPLIRELQDEGFDVQTSGYGLMSTYHAKNEYCLFSDMGQGYRVFASVIAQLED